From a single Toxoplasma gondii ME49 chromosome II, whole genome shotgun sequence genomic region:
- a CDS encoding phosphoglycerate mutase (encoded by transcript TGME49_222910): MSSLRNAGKGRVLSSALRVFNFLEPPERVSLLGPTRAVIPLQRASVHRLWKSSPAKSPPSLREFATSCSHVLSVKRGVCPIPQGGRPLTRGSLAPYRIAGTPLLLLQPRPSFFAFRSFVSETKVPSPTSKPSSPDETSQAAEEASSSTCEATQKAASSTEKTYEPQGQSGSDTVPHSTFRLRAGEESDPRRTDSGEQGSSDQLPPPGRGLPLLFAILTALSGVAIGLILYDAVVGETALLSGAWKFDWDGPWLQAATQREAQLAAQGVQTHPPAAVRAAEAGVHVRPPTRQIILVRHGQYANVVSTNDEEQGLTELGKLQAAITGRRLKELLKDQHVVAIWHSDMKRARETAEIIHKEAFPDRPLLQDPLLAEGVPAEPVPPSRTFKPTQEEIMVDSARIEEAFRRYFYRALPPTSPAPTAAQVAASPSADSEKQTGVTAECNVGNDSYIILVCHGNVIRYMLMRALQLPGCAWLRWATYNTGISWISIDSKGYVSCREFGDVGHLQADMITYH; this comes from the exons ATGTCCAGCCTGAGGAACGCAGGCAAGGGACGAGTGCTGAGCTCGGCTCTGCGTGTCTTCAACTTCCTCGAACCTCCAGAGAGGGTGTCGCTTCTTGGACCCACCCGCGCCGTCATTCCTCTCCAACGCGCATCCGTCCATAGACTCTGGAAATCTTCGCCGGCAAAGTCTCCACCTTCCCTTCGGGAATTCGCAACGTCGTGTAGCCATGTCTTGTCAGTGAAGCGGGGAGTTTGTCCAATACCACAGGGTGGTAGACCTCTCACCCGAGGATCCCTCGCACCTTACCGCATCGCCGGAACTCCCCTTCTTTTACTCCAGCCTCGACCGAGCTTTTTCGCTTTTAGGTCTTTCGTTTCTGAGACGAAGGTGCCTTCGCCAACTTCTAAACCTTCTTCACCGGATGAAACAAGCCaggcggcagaagaagcaagctCTTCGACTTGCGAGGCAAcgcagaaggcagcgagTTCCACCGAGAAAACATACGAACCTCAAGGACAGTCTGGATCCGACACAGTTCCACACTCTACCTTTCGACTGCgtgctggagaggagagcgacccTCGGCGAACAGATTCTGGGGAACAAGGATCTAGCGACCAACTCCCACCTCCTGGCCGAGggcttccccttctctttgCCATCTTGACTGCCCTCTCAGGAGTGGCTATTGG TCTCATTTTGTATGACGCCGTGGTCGGCGAGACCGCCCTGCTCTCCGGCGCGTGGAAATTCGATTGGGACGGTCCTTGGCTGCAAGCGGCTACTCAGCGAGAAGCACAGCTCGCCGCTcaaggtgtacagacacaccCGCCAGCTGCCGTGAGAGCTGCCGAAGCTGGAGTACATGTACGCCCTCCGACTCGGCAAATTATTCTCGTTCGCCATG GGCAGTATGCGAATGTCGTGTCCACAAACGACGAGGAGCAGGGCTTGACGGAACTTGGGAAGCTCCAGGCAGCAATTACTGGTCGCAGGCTAAAAGAGCTGCTCAAG GACCAGCATGTTGTCGCCATATGGCACAGCGACATGAAGCGAGCacgagagacagctgaaaTCATTCACAAGGAAGCTTTTCCTGACAGGCCCCTCCTCCAAGATCCCCTGCTGGCGGAAGGTGTCCCCGCGGAACCTGTTCCGCCTTCCCGAACATTTAAGCCGACGCAAGAAGAAATCATGGT CGACAGCGCGCGGATCGAAGAAGCGTTTCGCCGTTATTTCTATCGCGCGCTGCCTCCGACGTCACCCGCTCCTACAGCCGCTCAAGTCGCTGCGTCCCCCTCGGCTGACtcagagaagcaaacgggAGTCACAGCGGAGTGTAATGTAGGGAACGACTCGTACATCATCCTCGTTTGCCACGGCAACGTCATTCGATACATGTTAATGCGGGCTCTGCAGTTGCCTGGGTGCGCGTGGCTCAGGTGGGCGACGTATAACACCGGAATAAGTTGGATCAGCATCGATTCGAAAGGATACGTTTCGTGCAGAGAGTTTGGCGACGTAGGTCATTTGCAGGCGGATATGATAACTTACCACTAA
- a CDS encoding hypothetical protein (encoded by transcript TGME49_222948) encodes MTGFSVYGTVRSTLQRGTRARKQYWMVVSIAARVNCVTRGMTMFFLRGEAVFVGGRVVLHDFVNSRDAEHLSSMSAGGYICFLCGPVQGHVEASWFLKRLGKKAHYYVPGRTCSGVQRYSVCRK; translated from the exons ATGACAGGGTTCTCTGTATACGGAACGGTACGGTCGACATTGCAAAGGGGTACTCGCGCAAGGAAACAATATTGGATGGTCGTCTCAATCGCTGCAAGGGTGAATTGTGTTACGCGAGGGATGACGATGTTTTTCTTAAGGGGAGAGGCAGTTTTCGTCGGTGGACGCGTTGTGTTGCATGACTTCGTGAACAGTAGAGATGCAGAGCATCTCTCATCCATGAGTGCGGGAGGATATATTTGTTTTTTGTGTGGACCTGTCCAAGGCCATGTTGAAGCATCGTGGTTCTTGAAG CGGCTTGGGAAAAAAGCACATTACTATGTGCCCGGAAGAACCTGCAGTGGCGTACAACGGTATTCGGTCTGCCGAAAGTAA
- a CDS encoding mbp-1 interacting protein-2a family protein (encoded by transcript TGME49_222920), with amino-acid sequence MSTTSSVFVLVIVGKGDTPLYEADLSSPGKREDSPHYDQFIIHQALDAVDECVWQTQSMYLKNCDSFRDFLVSAYCTAGHVKFLLLHKNRGSNEGIKNFFSDVHELFLRVLINPLYEVNGLITSQSFDQLVRAAAKKHLH; translated from the coding sequence ATGTCTACGACGTCCAGTGTTTTTGTATTGGTTATTGTTGGAAAAGGGGACACTCCCCTTTACGAAGCGGATCTGTCGTCTCCAGGAAAACGTGAAGATTCGCCCCATTATGACCAGTTCATCATTCATCAAGCGCTGGACGCCGTTGACGAATGTGTCTGGCAAACTCAGTCCATGTATCTGAAGAACTGTGACAGTTTTCGCGACTTCCTCGTTTCAGCTTACTGCACAGCGGGCCACGTCaagtttctcctcctccatAAAAACCGGGGTAGCAACGAAGGGATCAAGAACTTCTTTTCAGACGTGCACGAGCTGTTCCTTAGGGTCCTTATCAATCCCTTGTATGAAGTTAACGGCCTCATTACGAGCCAGAGCTTCGACCAACTCGTCAGAGCCGCCGCAAAGAAACACTTGCACTGA
- a CDS encoding SCY kinase-related protein (incomplete catalytic triad) (encoded by transcript TGME49_222960~Gene product name based on ToxoDB Community Expert Annotation. Predicted member of protein kinase family Other;SCY1, (PMID:22047078).) produces the protein MGNPLLKLYSVDKEKAIDGGRFLRWTIYRGQQKDRSSSASSLVSLFCFDKKALTVSPFSSSPSLRSSLLSLLQQEAQLLQRLRHPQLLHLVEPLQDDKNSLVFCTRLVETTLREQLYEQCRPHSGGRGLSSSEAGPYSSAYTRESEDGGSSTRGKIVPLSLLEIKSGLLDLGEALQFLHADAQLVHLNVNPDSVFFTPKGQWRLGGLGFAQEIIGDGSAGKLVDCGFSFGAPSGSAQAQVSVVPPLYYSAPELAASHPGKCCRASDIFSLGLLMAEVLLGAGAGSEARLLKTNEWDVSAHQAQCQRLLPLRSTMFANSPYFSMPSAAASLPTLIALLSSMLSPDPSQRPSIEQFLQSPFFQDMNMRALRFLESLHEKDESQKIQFLKGFLPLLQQQEEFHHTNLLRNRVVGPLLDALAFPALYPFVLPNLFFVIKQLNDRAYFQSEVWPRIRPLLTAREIQIESVLLLMNELEYLMTQCSDTSIQQDLLPLTVKCMQIQEPRIQEAVLTRLPTVHQKFDYTVLRTSVLPRVLSVIQQATSSTVRVQGLAAVTAMASAFDRSTIVEQIVAVVQQTSAADKSGVVCGAVCTTLETLAKQVGLKTTTERLLHILLPLLMEEGLTATEFDQVYRTLTSILGKVETTRRKQFALQSEQASAVAAALPPSSTPSSSVGFQDTSAGALRSDSSTLGSQPLPFEALLMSPTAGDQNRDPQPPPPPPHPSAHATSSSSSLPSSSFPSSSFPSSSAFGRPPVVPSTDDPFLLAASERVVAASGRSLPTQSSSSSLDWMNSLDASSASRHVASASSGSKRTAPASASASSGFLFAATSLPAHPPESQCAVAPLPKLPEELFGSLTGSAGPDRAGAGNAISSGEAAGSHASGKAADAKASAATSASSRNTRLESSAQNATRTNQSRDTASSLEDILSSTFSSPSSLSNSPGLALGGVGVSPPTSREAQLRDAFAQLHPPSAAYGTALAPRADPFASLCPNPPPAGCPASLSPVANGIAASTKPGLGFPSDPFAGLAGPSVSSNVHHAGKPLFEQAGGIGSASSSKVDPFAQLGSFTM, from the exons ATGGGGAATCCATTGCTGAAGCTCTACTCGGTggacaaagagaaagcgatCGACGGCGGCAGATTTCTACGGTGGACG atcTACCGGGGACAACAGAAGGACCGTTcatcttcagcttcttcgctcgtctcgcttttctgtttcgacAAGAAGGCCCTCAcagtttctccgttttcgtcGTCCCCGTCTCTACGCTCGTCCCTGCTATCGCTGCTGCAGCAAGAGGCCCAACTTCTGCAGCGCCTACGCCACCCTCAGCTCCTTCATTTAGTGGAGCCTCTCCAAGACGACAAAAACTCTCTGGTCTTCTGCACACGCCTCGTTGAAACGACTCTGCGTGAACAGTTGTATGAGCAATGTCGTCCACATTCCGGAGGACGTGGACTTTCGAGTTCCGAAGCAGGGCCTTACTCGAGTGCGTAcacgcgagagagcgaggacggAGGCAGTTCTACGCGCGGTAAAATCGttcccctgtctctgctggaGATAAAGTCAGGCCTCTTGGATCTCGGAGAGGCTCTCCAattcttgcatgcagacgcccAACTTGTTCACCTCAACGTGAATCCAGACAGTGTCTTCTTCACGCCGAAAGGACAGTGGCGCCTTGGAGGCCTTGGCTTCGCCCAGGAAATCATTGGAGATGGAAGTGCTGGCAAACTCGTCGACTGCGGATTCTCCTTCGG AGCGCCGAGCGGGAGCGCACAGGCGCAGGTTTCGGTGGTGCCGCCGCTGTACTATTCAGCTCCAGAGCTCGCGGCCAGCCACCCAGGAAAGTGCTGTCGGGCTTCTGACATTTTCTCTTTGGGTCTACTCATGGCCGAAGTTCTTCTCGGCGCCGGCGCCGGCAGCGAGGCTCGACTCCTGAAAACGAACGAATGGGACGTCAGCGCCCACCAAGCCCAG TGCCAGCGCCTACTTCCTTTGCGGTCCACCATGTTCGCGAACTCACCCTACTTCTCGATGCCTTCGGCTGCGGCGTCCTTGCCCACTTTAattgctcttctctcgtcgatGCTGAGTCCAGATCCGTCTCAGAGACCTTCGATTGAACAGTTTCTTcagtcgcctttcttccaAGAC ATGAACATGCGCGCcctgcgtttcctcgagtctctgcACGAAAAGGACGAGAGCCAGAAAATTCAGTTTCTGAAAGGCTTCCTTCCGTTGCTTCAGCAGCAAGAAGAATTCCACCATACGAATCTCTTGCG GAACCGCGTGGTGGGTCCGCTTCTCGATGCCCTGGCGTTTCCTGCCCTCTACCCGTTTGTCCTCCCGAATCTCTTCTTTGTCATCAAACAG CTGAACGACCGCGCCTACTTCCAGTCGGAGGTGTGGCCACGCATCAGGCCCTTGctcacagctcgcgagatTCAGATCGAATCCGTTTTGCTTCTG ATGAACGAGTTGGAGTACCTCATGACGCAATGCAGCGACACGTCGATTCAACAGGATCTCCTTCCCCTGACCgtgaaatgcatgcagattcaG GAACCGCGCATTCAAGAAGCTGTATTGACGAGGCTTCCAACCGTCCACCAGAAATTCGACTACACAGTTCTGAGGACCTCTGTccttcctcgcgttctcAGCGTCATTCAGCAAGCGA cgtccTCAACAGTTCGAGTGCAAGGCCTTGCTGCTGTGACCGCCATGGCGAGCGCCTTTGACCGTTCGACCATCGTGGAGCAAATTGTGGCAGTCGTGCAACAG ACCAGCGCAGCAGACAAAAGTGGAGTAGTATGCGGTGCTGTCTGCACGACGCTGGAAACGTTGGCAAAACAAGTTGGTCTCAAAACCACCACGgagcgtctcctccacaTCTTGCTTCCCCTTCTGA TGGAAGAAGGACTGACAGCGACGGAATTCGACCAAGTTTACCGGACACTCACGTCGATACTGGGAAAG GTTGAAACCACGCGGCGGAAGCAATTCGCCCTGCAGTCG GAGCAGGCGTCTGCAGTCGCAGCGGCGCTGCCCCCATCCTCCacgccttcctcgtccgtGGGTTTTCAAGACACGTCAGCAGGGGCACTGCGCTCTGACAGCAGCACTCTGGGGTCGCAGCCTCTGCCGTTTGAGGCACTCCTCATGTCTCCAACTGCGGGGGACCAAAACCGGGACCCGcagccgcctccgccgccgccaCATCCTTCCGCTCATGCTAccagttcctcttcttcccttccttcttcctcctttccttcttcctcctttccttcttcctctgctttcggGCGCCCACCTGTGGTGCCCTCGACAGACGATCCGTTTCTCTTGGCTGCGTCCGAGCGGGTGGTCGCTGCGTCCGGGCGGTCTCTCCCCACTcagtcttcgtcgtcgtcccTGGACTGGATGAACAGTTTGGATGCTTCCTCTGCAAGTCGGCATGTTGCTTCGGCCTCTTCAGGCTCCAAGCGGACGGCTCCCGCGAGCGCTTCTGCCTCCAGCGGTTTCCTTTTCGCGGCGACGAGCCTGCCGGCGCACCCGCCCGAGAGTCAGTGCGCGGTGGCGCCGCTGCCGAAGCTGCCCGAGGAACTCTTCGGGAGCCTCACGGGCTCCGCTGGCCCCGACCGGGCCGGTGCGGGGAACGCGATCTCCAGTGGAGAGGCAGCCGGCTCGCATGCGTCTGGGAAAGCTGCCGACGCAAAGGCCTCTGCAGCGACAAGCGCGAGTAGCAGAAACACCCGTCTGGAGAGCTCGGCGCAAAATGCGACTCGCACAAATCAGAG cagagacacagccTCGTCACTGGAGGACATTCTCAGCTCGACCTTCTCTTCACCGTCGTCGCTGTCAAACTCTCCAGGGCTAGCCCTGGGAGGGGTAGGCGTCTCCCCGCCTACTTCGCGTGAGGCTCAGCTGCGCGACGCGTTCGCACAGTTG CATCCACCATCGGCTGCCTATGGGACTGCTCTGGCTCCTCGGGCCGATCCGTTCGCTAGCCTCTGTCCAAATCCGCCTCCAGCAGGATGCCCAGCCTCCCTCAGTCCAGTTGCAAATGGAATAGCTGCCTCCACCAAACCGGGCTTAGGCTTTCCTTCTGACCCATTTGCGGGGCTTGCAGGCCCCAGTGTTAGTTCGAACGTGCATCATGCAGGGAAGCCGCTCTTTGAGCAGGCGGGAGGAATTGGCAGTGCCAGTTCCTCCAAAGTGGATCCGTTTGCCCAGCTAGGGTCTTTCACAATGTAG
- a CDS encoding hypothetical protein (encoded by transcript TGME49_222930~Predicted trans-membrane domain (TMHMM2.0):6-29): MQDRHGVLILITSIVTTCIMKLHFSNAYAMRHHRPLLLRTANFLFPSAFSTRYTPAWQGTSGPSWNNLQNFVSTGVEATPHRTHFCEISPFLADHCEANKRQRHHLPRAFSILPSQLTAPIVGQHRSNQRWITTDTGVERGLLTLKIDEDDGNWTTLIIGRTAEQNERVSLVVARPTDLWFHVRDFPGAHVILRGQGCSWKPTKHHMQLAADCACYFSKGRGKSEQMAVTFTTAKNVSKVKGAPVGTVHVASPQTTMGRPSAVEELVKKIMEERVELNNKKKHRPKTTAPSSARAETPQKTTMPQKTG, from the exons ATGCAAGACCGCCACGGCGTTCTGATCCTTATCACTTCCATTGTCACAACTTGTATTATGAAATTACACTTTTCTAACGCTTATGCGATGCGGCATCATCGTCCACTATTGCTGAGGACGGCTAACTTCTTGTTTCCCAGTGCCTTCTCCACGCGGTACACCCCCGCATGGCAGGGTACCTCCGGCCCGTCCTGGAACAACCTGCAAAATTTTGTTTCAACAGGAGTGGAGGCCACTCCGCACCGAACTCATTTCTGTGAGATTTCCCCATTTCTAGCGGACCATTGTGAGGCAAAtaagagacagaggcatcATCTCCCGAGAGCATTTTCAATTCTACCGTCACAGCTGACAGCCCCGATAGTGGGACAACACAGG TCGAACCAACGATGGATTACAACAGACACGGGTGTAGAGCGGGGCCTGCTAACACTGAAGATTGACGAGGATGACGGTAATTGGACGACGTTGATAATTGGGCGGACGGCAGAGCAG AACGAGCGTGTTAGCTTGGTCGTTGCAAGGCCTACCGACCTGTGGTTCCATGTAAGGGACTTTCCTGGAGCTCACGTGATTCTACGCGGTCAGGGGTGCTCGTGGAAACCGACGAAGCATCATATGCAGTTGGCCGCTGACTGCGCATGCTACTTCTCCAAAGGCCGCGGAAAAAGTGAGCAGATGGCAGTGACGTTCACTACGGCGAAAAATGTGTCAAAAGTCAAAGGAGCACCTGTTGGCACGGTCCACGTCGCTTCTCCCCAGACCACAATGGGAAG ACCATCGGCCGTCGAGGAGCTTGTGAAAAAAATCATGGAAGAACGCGTCGAGTTGAAtaacaagaagaaacacagaccCAAAACGACAGCCCCCAGTTCGGCACGGGCTGAAACGCCACAGAAGACAACGATGCCGCAAAAGACTGGCTAG
- a CDS encoding hypothetical protein (encoded by transcript TGME49_222940), with amino-acid sequence MALVQLSHFWQLLLRMALQLTSRRAHSATAPVFVSLFYHWVTVVVCLGPSSQSFEQANGEPETIWRGGGTFGGADPILWMTTTDQPFGEYLPADHPHRLATEDTSKSSVVDMLDTPVTYEPDRVVRYHQKVHLPPRRGCPKGSYDAIVAACVWLDRQDKVLPHYVCPPGSILNGDFCYGRIVADYELDCPRNFLPNEDEVCVKAVVYTPPRIICPEGFAVVRASPDNRIRLCKRVKYVAPIKRSTETIEKLPILDCTDSEKKCPLPAKPTADREWVLECPGGGKLVRSKKDRRRKACKIDILVPPLPSKNCAKGFRPVELVTFGIGCVKINVQDVALVCPGPKPKLGPGFGDWNVPRYKYDPVDKCVAYRAKATEGQCPFGYEFQQDTCYRKYFLPYYMDCSHLEGYAFFWDPEHETGVCEYQFDSFKWSPGVSYITQRERWDGGRIYLLSNPYDVKRAYENSADIAAAFRPPPPTAPTLEKIPEIKTP; translated from the exons ATGGCACTTGTGCAGTTGTCCCATTTTTGGCAATTGCTCCTGCGAATGGCCCTGCAACTCACTTCTCGTCGAGCACACTCTGCCACGGCTCCGGTGTTCGTTTCCTTGTTCTACCATTGGGTCACAGTGGTTGTATGCTTGGGTCCAAGCTCACAGTCATTTGAGCAGGCGAATGGAGAACCCGAAACAATATGGAGAGGTGGGGGAACATTTGGCGGCGCGGACCCCATCCTGTGGATGACGACCACAGATCAGCCATTTGGAGAGTACTTGCCAGCGGACCACCCGCACCGACTGGCCACAGAAGACACCTCAAAATCCTCTGTCGTGGATATGTTGGATACGCCAGTGACTTACGAGCCGGATCGGGTAGTGCGTTACCACCAGAAGGTCCACCTACCACCTCGTCGGGGCTGTCCCAAGGGTTCGTACGATGCAATTGTTGCCGCTTGCGTCTGGCTAGACAGACAGGACAAGGTTCTACCGCATTACGTTTGCCCCCCTGGATCCATTCTCAATGGTGACTTTTGTTACGGGAGGATCGTGGCTgactacgagttggactgTCCTAGAAATTTCTTGCCCAACGAGGACGAAGTCTGCGTGAAGGCCGTGGTCTACACGCCACCGCGCATAATTTGTCCTGAGGGTTTTGCCGTTGTCAGAGCGTCTCCAgataaccgcatcaggttGTGCAAACGTGTGAAGTACGTGGCCCCCATCAAGAGATCTACGGAAACTATCGAGAAACTCCCAATTCTCGACTGCACTGATTCAGAGAAGAAGTGTCCACTACCGGCAAAGCCAACGGCAGATCGCGAATGGGTACTAGAATGCCCAGGCGGCGGCAAGCTTGTTAGATCTAAAAaggacaggagaagaaaggcttGCAAGATAGACATTCTCGTTCCTCCACTGCCATCAAAGAACTGCGCTAAG GGTTTCAGGCCTGTAGAGCTCGTCACGTTCGGCATCGGATGCGTCAAAATCAACGTACAGGACGTCGCACTTGTATGCCCGGGGCCAAAACCGAAACTTGGCCCTGGTTTCGGCGACTGGAACGTTCCACGGTACAAATATGACCCGGTGGATAAGTGCGTGGCATATCGAGCCAAAGCAACAGAGGGACAGTGCCCCTTCGGCTACGAGTTTCAACAGGATACTTGCTACAGGAAATACTTTCTTCCATACTACATGGATTGTAGTCACCTTGAAGGCTACGCGTTCTTCTGGGATCCAGAACACGAGACTGGCGTGTGCGAGTATCAGTTCGACTCTTTCAAATGGAGCCCTGGTGTAAGCTATATcactcagagagagagatgggaCGGAGGGAGGATATATTTGTTATCCAATCCTTATGACGTTAAGAGGGCGTATGAAAATTCGGCCGACATTGCTGCAGCCTTccgtcctcctcctcccaCCGCCCCGACTCTGGAAAAGATTCCGGAAATAAAAACCCCATAA
- a CDS encoding hypothetical protein (encoded by transcript TGME49_222935~Signal peptide predicted by SignalP 2.0 HMM (probability 0.998) with cleavage site probability 0.966 at residue 21), with translation MGFLVLRFLSLFIFLWVTVQGYETTRGKSLPTRLRQGIGATAHSHGWSEKRFPQLYIGIDELEAAISHAEDVLSSRKEHDNELARKYNVWRIEHEHAIHKQHMLNVAHTKAHHGERTIQNIRAHIPCAPPSAGEELPSTMSEQAHDVASEEPKLFTRLEDTLDRLAPQRSQKPGQNSSDSKSAEHADAETEVEAANCEVQQTEAQVAAERGKEELEEIEEAEKRAKEAQRQAALQKESPLGRGRDTEEITGSQTHTVDARDEANASPESGLRLDPPEIRITKDTGTSPADVQVKVKPPTIEIAPRTAASIATNTPAEETAAGSRHGSVG, from the exons ATGGGATTCCTTGTCTTGCGTTTTCTAAGTCTCTTTATATTTCTGTGGGTCACCGTCCAGGGATATGAGACGACACGCGGGAAATCTCTTCCAACCCGCCTGCGGCAG GGTATCGGTGCAACTGCGCATTCGCATGGGTGGTCAGAAAAACGCTTTCCTCAGTTATATATCGGAATCGACGAGTTAGAGGCTGCCATCTCCCATGCCGAGGatgttctgtcttctcgaaAGGAGCATGACAACGAGCTCGCCAGAAA ATACAATGTCTGGAGAATAGAGCATGAACACGCCATACACAAACAACACATGCTCAATGTGGCTCATACAAAGGCGCATCATGGGGAGAGGACGATTCAGAACATTCGCGCACACATTCCTTGTGCACCGCCTTCtgcaggagaagaactaCCATCTACG ATGAGCGAACAAGCGCATGATGTCGCCTCAGAGGAGCCG AAATTGTTCACCAGGCTCGAGGACACGTTAGATCG CCTCGCACCGCAAAGATCGCAGAAACCCGGACAGAACTCAAGCGACTCGAAGTCGGCTGAACATGCCGACGCTGAAACAGAAGTGGAGGCAGCTAATTGCGAAGTTCAACAGACAGAGGCCCAGGTGGCCgcagagaggggaaaagaggaactcgaggagaTTGAGGAGGCCGAGAAAAGGGCGAAGGAAGCGCAGCGTCAAGCCGCCCTCCAGAAAGAATCACCTCTGGGGAGGGGTCGTGACACAGAAGAAATTACCGGGAGTCAGACACATACTGTTGACGCAAGAGATGAGGCAAATGCATCGCCCGAATCAGGCCTTCGATTGGATCCCCCTGAAATTAGGATCACAAAAGACACCGGCACGTCACCTGCTGACGTCCAAGTCAAGGTGAAGCCGCCCACCATCGAGATAGCTCCTAGGACTGCCGCCTCCATTGCAACGAACACACCGGCAGAG GAAACTGCCGCCGGTTCTCGACATGGAAGTGTCGGCTAA
- a CDS encoding phosphohistidine phosphatase (encoded by transcript TGME49_222952), which yields MPGGRGFCGSDAGLFGLLAFQSTRIRRLPLSKHYHARVLVSTTPASFLLVPRGHHTVLVTEPKRRTWVRDPRTESASGPSPVVDGPKFAFKGGISSLTRVRSFRIFAESHAAGGKPTHPFFYPAPLRLRSLLRCGAALCYFSSRPASPFPSLEVKMPSLVSGRHRTPAELQAALKVVNDQLADANDVERPALELVAQKLTEELVEVECELAQQKGSSGGPAGSSGDSGSYQTSEKLQQASVSCASHPSGDSSGKPAADADEDVVSFLTALPKVCVEEGVQKYVLLRVDPERNEGKRLKTAIYLVRGNPQAEYHYQCALDTMKELESKGLVAEVQGGGRIECRMNDRQIEIYGHSYQYGRADHSITAQLIKQFFGNDFQVSWGDYGY from the exons ATGCCAGGAGGTCGCGGATTCTGCGGCAGTGACGCCGGACTTTTCGGGTTGCTTGCCTTTCAGTCAACCAGAATACGCCGTTTACCTCTTTCGAAACATTACCACGCTCGAGTGCTCGTAAGCACGACTCCTGCCTCGTTTTTGTTGGTGCCAAGAGGCCACCACACTGTTTTGGTGACAGAGCCAAAGCGGCGTACCTGGGTGAGAGACCCGCGAACAGAGTCCGCCAGTGGACCGAGCCCAGTGGTAGATGGTCCGAAATTTGCTTTCAAAGGCGGAATTAGCTCGCTCACTCGAGTTCGCTCATTTCGGATCTTTGCGGAATCGCATGCAGCCGGTGGAAAGCCGACTCACCCGTTTTTCTATCCAGCTCCTCTCAGACTCCGCTCCCTTCTACGTTGTGGGGCGGCGTTGTGTTATTTCTCCTCGCGTCCTGCTTCGCCATTTCCATCGCTTGAGGTAAAAATGCCATCTCTGGTGTCAGGGCGGCATCGGACACCTGCCGAGCTTCAGGCGGCTCTGAAGGTTGTCAACGACCAGCTGGCTGATGCCAACGACGTGGAGCGACCCGCTCTCGAGCTTGTTGCTCAGAAACTGACCGAGGAACTTGTGGAGGTCGAGTGCGAGCTCGCTCAGCAGAAAGGCTCCTCTGGTGGCCCTGCTGGTAGCAGCGGTGACAGTGGCAGCTATCAGACATCTGAAAAATTGCAGCAGGCGTCCGTGTCATGCGCTTCCCACCCGTCCGGTGATTCCAGTGGCAAGCCAGCCGCCGACGCTGATGAAGACGTAGTCAGTTTCCTGACAGCTTTGCCCAAGGTTTGTGTCGAGGAGGGCGTTCAAAAGTACGTGCTCCTTCGAGTAGATCCAGAACGCAACGAAGGGAAACGCCTCAAGACGGCGATCTATCTTGTGCGGGGCAACCCGCAGGCCGAATATCATTATCAGTGTGCACTGGACACCATGAAAGAGCTGGAAAGCAAGGGGCTTGTAGCGG AGGTACAAGGGGGCGGCCGCATTGAGTGTCGCATGAATGACCGGCAAATTGAGATATACGGCCACTCTTACCAGTACGGACGAGCAGATCACTCCATCACCGCGCAGCTGATCAAGCAGTTCTTTGGCAATGATTTTCAGGTTTCATGGGGTGACTACGGATATTGA